A single window of Nicotiana tomentosiformis chromosome 1, ASM39032v3, whole genome shotgun sequence DNA harbors:
- the LOC138905612 gene encoding uncharacterized protein: MRGQSSRPTYPVTLPPPGAPVRPYFSSMPESSYLPPAIQGFSSGYSGHHGQTSGQQSIIPRGCYECGDLGHIKRFCPRLRGKVVHQVHQVMIAAPAIRSPKGGGYASVLFDPGSTYSYVSPLFAHFLGVTREYLGTPVYVSTPVGDYVVVDRIYRSCIVTFCGYETRADLLLLDMTDFEVILGMDWLSPYHAILDFHAKVVTLAMPELPRLEWKGSFVSVSSRIISFLKARHMVDKGCLAYLDYVRDTTVETPVIDSVPVVWEFSNVFPSDILGMPPNRDIDISIDLDLGTQSISIPPYRMDPKRVEGIKGTV; the protein is encoded by the exons atgaggggtcagtctagcaggcctaCATATCCTGTAACGCTGCCTCCTCCgggtgctccagtgcggccctatttcagctctatgccagagagttcctacctgccaccagctattcagggtttctccagtgggtattcaggccatcatgGTCAGACTTCCGGTCAGCAGTCCATCATTCcgaggggttgttacgagtgcggggacctTGGCCACAtaaagaggttttgtcccagacttcggggcaaggtagTACATCAGGTTCATCAGGTTATGATTGCAGCACCAGCCATTCGGTCGCCCAAAGGTGGAgg gtatgcttcggtactatttgatccagggtctacctattcatatgtttcacctctgtttgctcatttcctaggtGTTACTCGTGAGtacttgggtactcctgtttatgtgtccactccagtgggcgatTATGTTGtagtggatcggatctaccggtcttgcattgttactttctgtggttatgagacccgagcggatcttctgttgcttgatatgaccgactttgaggtcatcttgggcatggattggcttTCCCCATaccacgccatccttgattttcATGCCAAggttgttaccttggcgatgccagagcttcctagattggagtggaaaggttcatTTGTCAGCGTATCTAGCCGgattatctcttttctgaaggctcgacacatggtcgataagggttgtttggcctatctagattatgttcgagatactactgtagagactccggtgattgattcagtgcccgtggtttGGGAATTTTccaatgtgtttccttctgatatTTTAGGCATGCCACCAAATCGTGATATTGATATCTCTATTGATTTGGATCTAGGTACCCAgtctatctctattccaccataccgcatggatccgaaaagagttgaaggaattaaaggaacagtttga